DNA from Spirochaetota bacterium:
GTGAGAGAGCATAGGAGGGATATATGTCAGTAATTATCAAAGACATTAAAAAGAATAACAATGAAATAATTCGTATCGAGGTATCGGAATTCAAGGGTCGTGAGCTGATCAATGTGAGAATATGGTATCAGGCCATCGACAGCGGCAGCGGCGACCTGGTATACAAACCGACGCAAAAAGGAATTACACTGAATATAGCTGAATTTGAAGAGCTCAAGGATGGGATTGAAAAACTCGGTAACTATATACAGGATCAGCTTACCGGCAACAAGCCGAAGCAGCCGGGGGAAGAAAAGCCGGATAAAGAAAAAAAAGCAAAGGCTGAGAAAAAAGAAAAAAAGGAAGCTGAAGTTGAGGATGATGTTGATGATTAAAAAAATTATGCCACGTTACGCGAGAGGGAGCATCAAGAGCCTTGTTTGCGATGATTGACCCACTATTCGATATTTATCAGGGCATCGAAATATAACCGCACAATCGAATCCACACAGACCATTCTGGCTTTATTGATCTGCATTTCGTCATGAAGAATATTTGGATTCACAACACCCTTCAGGACGTCTTCGATAAGTATCCCGGCTGAAAAAGGGAGATGGCGAAGCACGGAGGAAACGATTTTTTTTTGAATACCTTTCATCGCTGTTGATAGAGTGAACCAGCCCACTGACAATAATAGATATTGATAATCGGTCGGGCTTGTCAAGGAAGATAGTAGATAAGCAAAACGCTCCGAATGTAACTTGATACGGTTCATTTTCAGTTTTCTGTACTGTGAGATGAAGGCTATGCGGCCCTTCATTATGTCATCATATGACAGTGAAGGATGTAACAGTTTCTGAATATCGTCCAGTTTCCTTTGCGTTATCACTTCTGACAGAATCGGTTGTATAGAACCGATGTCTCTGCCGATGGCCGCGGCTATGATAGGTTCCTCGGTTGATGAAATAGTGGCCTGCAGCAAATCCTCAGATCGCATCTCAGAAAGCCAGGCGGGGAAATTTTTTTTCAACGCCAGATCACTGGCGAGAGACAGCTGTACCACGCGCTGAATATTTCTGAGCACCGCGGAGTAGCTGAGATCAATGCCGTCTCTCATGAGCATAGAGATAGATTCTTCGACGGAATAGACGCCCCCTGCAATATCGCGTTTTGTTATCTTGAGATTGTTATCTTTGTTAAAGAGAATGACATCATCGATGGAGTTTTGCGATAAAGTATTTTTTATCTTACCGGTTAAATCAGGGAATGCGTTGATAACAAGAAAGATCTGGTATGGCGTAAAGGAACCGCTTTTTTGAAGATAATGTATCAATGAACGGAGCTCGATTCTGTCCAGAGATCTGAAGAGATAATGTATTTCAGGAAGCATCCAGAGTGGATTGCCAAAAAAACGAATGACGCTTTTTTCAATGTCAAGGGCCGATACGGCAGATGATTTAGAAATTGAGAAAAAACTAAAAAACTCAATTGGGAAAAAAATATGTATCTCCCTATCCTCTCCGAAAACGGAAAATGAAATCGAAATTTCTTTTAAGTGTGATGTGTAAATGGTTTGTTGAAGATTGCGGACAAGTGTGATGGTAACATGCTTTTTACATATAACATTGAAGGTGGTGGTTATGTCATGAATCATATCAGCGGTCTTATGTTGAAATATCTTCTGTTCATCCGTGGAAAAATTGTGGAATGAGACATGGATGCTGATTTTATTTGAGAGTGATTGCAAACAGAGGGTCATCTGTATCTGATCTGATGTTGAAGAACAATCCATGATGGGAGAATAGGCGATGTTGCGCCCATGGAGCAGATCATGCAGAAGATCGCCCATGTCCGGAAAAAGAAGATCACATATGATGACTGAGGCATGATTGAAAAGCATAGGAATAAACCGACAATAGAGCAATAATCCCCATGTGATCGTTAAAACTCGATGTTCAGAAAGGCTATATCATCAACCCTGTTCTCAAGGGGTGAAAAGGACTTCACTTCATCAAGGAGTGCCTTGCAGAAACCGTCACCCTTGATCGAGAATTTTTCTGAAATAAATTTAGCCAATCGGGTCTCTCCGAATTCTTCTCCCTCATAATTCTTTATCTCGCTTATGCCGTCCGTGTACAAGAGCAACTTGTCACCCGGCTCCACCGGCAGCATTTTTTCTTCATAGGATGTATCCTTGGCCAGACCGATGAAGAAGCCCTTGGTGTCAAGGGCGTGAACCTTCTTCTTTGAGGCGCGATAATAGAGGGCCCTGGTGTGGCCGGCATTGGAATAGTGGATCGTCTTGGCCTTGCTGTCGTAAAAGACAAGGAAGGCTGTTATGTACTGCGTATCAAGGAGAAGACCGTTCATCTGCTCATTGACCGATTCGAACAAACTGTGGGGCGAATCATAGCGGGATGAGTAAATGCTGAAGATCATCTTTGCCATGGACATGACCAGGGCGGCTGGAATGCCGTGGCCGGTGACATCAGCGATAAGGAAACCGTATCTGTCATTGGGGAGTGAATAGCAGTCATAGAAATCGCCGCCGATATCCTCAATAGGCAGGTAGCAGCCGCTCACGGCGGGATAGGGTATCGGGGAAAAATCCTTCGGGATGATGAATTGCTGGATGCGTTTCGCTATATCAAGCTCCTTTTTGATCTGGAGATTTTTTTCATACAACTCGCTGTGAACACTTTTCAGACGGAGGAGCGAGAGCACCCGCGCCGTCAGTTCTTTTTCATTAAGAGGCTTCAATAGAAAATCGTCTGCGCCGATGCGGAGACCCTTGATTTTTGAATTGAGGTCATCGGAACCGGTCATTAAGATGGCAGGGACGAAATTGTTTCCTATGATCTCCTTGAATTTTGACAAAAAACCGAAGCCATCCAGCTTCGGCATGATGATATCGACAAGGATGAGATCATATTTCTTATTCTTCAGCGCGTTGAGGCCGTCAATGCCGTCGACAGCTTCATCAACTTTCATGTTAAGTTCAGAAAGAGTATTTTTGATGATGGCCCTGTTAAGCTTGCTATCGTCAATAACAAGGATGTTCCATTCAAGATTCAGATAATCGAGATTCAGTGTCATAGAAATGATGCAGCTATCCGGTTATTTTTACAATATCGCGATATATAGTTCAACTATTCTGCCTTTCTTAATAAATATTGATATCTATATTAATAGTTGA
Protein-coding regions in this window:
- a CDS encoding transcriptional coactivator p15/PC4 family protein, with product MSVIIKDIKKNNNEIIRIEVSEFKGRELINVRIWYQAIDSGSGDLVYKPTQKGITLNIAEFEELKDGIEKLGNYIQDQLTGNKPKQPGEEKPDKEKKAKAEKKEKKEAEVEDDVDD
- a CDS encoding SpoIIE family protein phosphatase; this translates as MTLNLDYLNLEWNILVIDDSKLNRAIIKNTLSELNMKVDEAVDGIDGLNALKNKKYDLILVDIIMPKLDGFGFLSKFKEIIGNNFVPAILMTGSDDLNSKIKGLRIGADDFLLKPLNEKELTARVLSLLRLKSVHSELYEKNLQIKKELDIAKRIQQFIIPKDFSPIPYPAVSGCYLPIEDIGGDFYDCYSLPNDRYGFLIADVTGHGIPAALVMSMAKMIFSIYSSRYDSPHSLFESVNEQMNGLLLDTQYITAFLVFYDSKAKTIHYSNAGHTRALYYRASKKKVHALDTKGFFIGLAKDTSYEEKMLPVEPGDKLLLYTDGISEIKNYEGEEFGETRLAKFISEKFSIKGDGFCKALLDEVKSFSPLENRVDDIAFLNIEF